The bacterium genome segment TAAGCCGGCTGACCTCGGCCCCGCCCAGCGGGAGGGATATTCTTTTCGCCTTCATCACAATACCACCGTCTGGTGCCGGTGCGCATGGCAGTTGATGTTCACCGCCACCGGCAGGCTGGACATGTGGCAGGGCTCGTGCTCTATGTGCACGCCCAGACAGGAGACCGTCCCGCCCAGGCCCTGCGGCCCCAGGCCCGAGGCATTGACCGCTTTGAGGATCTTTTTTTCCAGCTGGTCGTATTTTTTGTTCGGATTACTCTTTCCCACCGGCCACATCAAAGCTTTTTTGGCCAGCAGCGCGCAGCGCTCAAAATTTCCGCCGATCCCC includes the following:
- a CDS encoding fumarate hydratase is translated as GGAENTSRLAMLKPSDGQQGVISFVTVDVIQAGANPCPPTVICVGIGGNFERCALLAKKALMWPVGKSNPNKKYDQLEKKILKAVNASGLGPQGLGGTVSCLGVHIEHEPCHMSSLPVAVNINCHAHRHQTVVL